One genomic window of Haliotis asinina isolate JCU_RB_2024 chromosome 4, JCU_Hal_asi_v2, whole genome shotgun sequence includes the following:
- the LOC137282634 gene encoding putative 2'-deoxynucleoside 5'-phosphate N-hydrolase 1, protein MRKLYFGGSISGGRQDCDLYARIIAQLETYGTVLTKYVGDQAAVEKEKDLAPKANHDRDIAWLKECDALIVEVTQASLGVGYEIGRAVAMNKMVLILFRPETGKKCSKMVEGAADGKTVIFKEYSESQLPDVLAEFFSKMEKQTC, encoded by the exons ATGAGGAAGCTGTATTTCGGCGGCAGCATCAGCGGGGGAAGACAGGACTGCGACCTGTATGCCAGGATCATCGCCCAGCTCGAGACCTATGGAACCGTTCTGACCAAATACGTCGGCGACCAAGCTGCAGTGGAAA AGGAGAAGGATCTGGCACCCAAAGCTAATCACGACCGAGATATTGCCTGGCTTAAGGAATGCGACG CCCTCATAGTAGAAGTCACGCAAGCGTCACTCGGAGTCGGATACGAAATTGGAAGAGCCGTTGCCATGAACAAAATGGTTCTCATTTTATTTCGTCCAGAAACTGGCAAAA AATGTTCCAAGATGGTGGAGGGTGCGGCTGATGGCAAAACAGTTATATTCAAGGAGTACTCCGAATCTCAATTGCCAGATGTCCTTGCCGAATTCTTCTCCAAG atggaaaaacaaacatgctGA